The sequence TTACCCCATGATCTTTAAGCGCTTTGAATAATGAGGCAGATGATTGATGCTGACAATTGAGTTTCTCTTTTATATGGTGAATACGTGCTCGCTCGGTCGTCACGGTGCAGCCATGAAATGTGGCAATCTCTTTGACTTGTCGATGTGAAAGTAAAAGTCGAATAGTCGAGATCTCCTTGCGGGTAAAGCGAATCTTGCCAAAACGCATATAGGGGTGATAATCAAGTGAATCTTCGTACATATTATTGGCTGCGATTTTATCAAGTGTAATCTCCTCTCTTAGTGGTAGCGCGGTCTCTTGCGGATGCTGCTTTTTCCATAATTTATTAGTGTAATCACTTAATATAGGTTTAAACTTTAGGAACGCCATTATATCTTTAGGGGGTAATGCTTTTGTTGAATTTACAGAAATTAATTCGAATACTGAGCCATGGCAAGTGCACATATCTACTTTTTCTTTGTATTTTTTATTTTTAAATTTAAATAGTGTTTCTGAAAATATTGATGAGTAGTTCTCCCAGTATTGTACTCCCGTAGCTAATCGCTCGCTAATACGTAAGTCTAAATCATCTTCCCAACATAATAAGTGCCACTCATAATCACTGGTTATTCCATCTATTTTCTTCTTTTTAATATCAACCATGGCATAGTTAATGGCTACATTATCCCAGTCAAAACAGTGAGAAAAAGCATTTCGCATTTTAGTGCAATTAATTTCAAATTGATTATTTGTAACGTCCATAAATACTCCAGTTTGAAGTTGTGTGCAATGTGCAAAAAGGGGTCTATAGATCTAACATGCTACTATTTAAAATAACAGATCTTTTTATAGTAATAGATTTTTAATTGTTTATGTTTCAGTATGCATAATTTATGGCTGCTTGTTGGGTGATTACCAAGCTAAAAATAATAATAAGCATGAGGAGTTAATAATTAATCTAGAGATTCATATAT comes from Yersinia bercovieri ATCC 43970 and encodes:
- a CDS encoding helix-turn-helix transcriptional regulator codes for the protein MDVTNNQFEINCTKMRNAFSHCFDWDNVAINYAMVDIKKKKIDGITSDYEWHLLCWEDDLDLRISERLATGVQYWENYSSIFSETLFKFKNKKYKEKVDMCTCHGSVFELISVNSTKALPPKDIMAFLKFKPILSDYTNKLWKKQHPQETALPLREEITLDKIAANNMYEDSLDYHPYMRFGKIRFTRKEISTIRLLLSHRQVKEIATFHGCTVTTERARIHHIKEKLNCQHQSSASLFKALKDHGVTLACLDVLIKTTQ